The Puntigrus tetrazona isolate hp1 chromosome 23, ASM1883169v1, whole genome shotgun sequence genome has a segment encoding these proteins:
- the prpf6 gene encoding pre-mRNA-processing factor 6 — protein sequence MASATAKQPAKTASKAASGGSGGAAGGAPAMPLASPLMGGLNKKKKPFLGMPAPLGYVPGLGRGATGFTTRSDIGPARDANDPVDDRHAPPGKRTVGDQMKKNQDDDDEDLNDTNYDEFNGYAGSLFSSGPYEKDDEEADAIYAALDKRMDERRKERRELREKEEIEKYRMERPKIQQQFSDLKRKLAEVTEDEWLSIPEVGDARNKRQRNPRHEKLTPVPDSFFAKHLQTGDNHTSVDPLQGQFGGLNTPFPGGLNTPYPGGMTPEAGELDMRKIGQARNTLMDMRLSQVSDSVSGQTVVDPKGYLTDLNSMIPTHGGDISDIKKARLLLKSVRETNPHHPPAWIASARLEEVTGKLQVARNLIMKGTEMCPKSEDVWLEAARLQPGDTAKAVVAQAVRHLPQSVRIYIRAAELETDIRAKKRVLRKALENVSKSVRLWKIAVELEEPEDARIMLSRAVECCPTSVELWLALARLETYENARRVLNKARENIPTDRHIWITAAKLEEANGNTQMVEKIIDRAITSLRANGVEINREQWIQDAEECDKAGSVATCQAVIRAVIGIGIEEEDCKHTWMEDADSCVAHGALECARAIYAHALQVFPSKKSVWLRAAYFEKNHGTRESLEALLQRAVAHCPKAEVLWLMGAKSKWLAGDVPAARSILALAFQANPNSEEIWLAAVKLESENNEYERARRLLAKARSSAPTARVFMKSVRLEWVLGNIDAAQELCTEALRHYEDFPKLWMMRGQIEEQSENIDKAREAYNQGLKKCPHSMSLWLLLSRLEERVGQLTRARAILEKARLKNPQTPELWLESVRLEYRAGLKNISNTLMAKALQECPNSGILWAEAVFLEARPQRKTKSVDALKKCEHDPHVLLAVAKLFWSERKITKAREWFLRTVKIEPDLGDAWAFFYKFELQHGTEEQQQEVKKRCENAEPRHGELWCAESKHVLYWQKNIGDILVLVASKIKNTF from the exons ATGGCGAGCGCTACAGCGAAACAGCCCGCGAAAACTGCGAGCAAAGCGGCGTCCGGAGGGAGCGGCGGGGCCGCGGGCGGAGCACCGGCGATGCCGCTCGCCTCTCCGCTCATGGGCGGCTTgaataagaagaagaagccGTTTCTGGGCATGCCTGCGCCGCTGGGTTACGTGCCCGGTCTGGGCAGAGG TGCCACAGGTTTCACCACGCGATCAGATATCGGTCCCGCTCGGGATGCCAATGACCCTGTGGATGATCGGCACGCGCCCCCCGGGAAGAGGACGGTGGGCGATCAGATGAAGAAGAACCAAGACGACGACGACGAGGATCTGAATGACACCAACTACGATGAG TTCAACGGCTACGCGGGCAGTTTGTTCTCCAGTGGGCCGTATGAGAAAGACGACGAGGAGGCGGACGCCATCTATGCCGCTCTGGATAAACGTATGGATGAGAGACGCAAAGAAAGGAG GGAGCtgcgagagaaagaggagaTCGAGAAATACCGTATGGAGCGGCCCAAAATTCAGCAACAGTTCTCAGACCTGAAG AGGAAGCTGGCTGAGGTCACAGAAGATGAATGGTTGAGTATTCCTGAGGTTGGTGATGCCAGGAACAAACGTCAGAGGAATCCCCGTCATGAGAAGCTCACACCCGTGCCAGACAGCTTCTTTGCCAAGCATCTCCAGACGGGGGACAACCACACTTCTGTTGACCCGCTGCAGGGG CAATTCGGCGGCCTAAATACACCCTTCCCCGGAGGCTTGAACACACCCTACCCAGGAGGCATGACCCCTGAAGCTGGAGAGCTGGACATGAGGAAGATCGGACAGGCCAGAAACACACTGATGGACATGAGGCTCAGTCAG GTGTCTGACTCTGTGAGCGGACAGACAGTTGTTGATCCTAAAGGCTATCTCACCGATCTCAACTCCATGATCCCCACACATGGAGGAGACATCAG TGATATTAAGAAGGCCCGTCTCCTCTTGAAGTCGGTGAGAGAAACAAACCCTCATCACCCGCCCGCCTGGATTGCTTCAGCCCGTCTGGAGGAAGTGACCGGCAAGCTGCAGGTGGCCAGGAACCTGATCATGAAAGGCACCGAGATGTGTCCCAAG AGTGAGGATGTTTGGCTGGAAGCTGCCCGGCTGCAGCCTGGAGACACGGCGAAGGCAGTAGTTGCCCAGGCGGTGCGTCACCTCCCTCAGTCTGTGCGCATCTATATCAGAGCCGCGGAGCTGGAGACGGACATCAGGGCCAAGAAACGAGTGCTCCGGAAAG CTTTGGAGAATGTGTCGAAGTCTGTGCGTTTGTGGAAGATAGCTGTTGAGCTGGAGGAGCCAGAGGACGCAAGGATCATGTTGAGCAGAGCAGTCGAGTGCTGTCCTACCAGTGTtgag CTCTGGCTGGCTCTGGCCCGATTAGAAACCTATGAAAATGCCCGTCGTGTTCTGAACAAGGCCCGTGAAAACATTCCCACTGACCGGCATATCTGGATCACAGCTGCCAAGCTGGAGGAGGCCAACGGCAATACACAGATGGTGGAGAAGATCATCGACAGAGCCATCACCTCCCTGAGGGCCAACGGCGTGGAAATCAACCGCGAACAATGGATTCAG gatgcAGAGGAGTGTGATAAAGCTGGCAGCGTGGCCACGTGTCAGGCTGTGATCAGAGCTGTGATCGGGATTGGCATTGAAGAGGAGGACTGCAAACACACATGGATGGAGGATGCAGACAGT TGTGTGGCTCACGGCGCTCTGGAGTGTGCTCGGGCCATCTACGCTCATGCTCTCCAGGTCTTCCCCAGCAAGAAGAGCGTCTGGCTGAGGGCCGCTTATTTTGAGAAGAACCACGGCACGAG agagTCGTTGGAGGCTCTGTTACAGAGGGCCGTGGCTCATTGTCCCAAGGCTGAGGTGTTGTGGCTTATGGGTGCTAAATCGAAATGGTTAGCAGGCGACGTTCCTGCAGCTAGAAGTATCCTGGCCTTGGCTTTCCAG GCTAACCCCAACAGCGAGGAGATCTGGCTGGCTGCCGTGAAGCTGGAATCGGAGAATAACGAGTACGAGAGAGCTCGCAGGCTTCTGGCCAAGGCCCGTAGCAGCGCCCCCACAGCCAGG GTGTTTATgaagtctgtgaggctggagtGGGTGCTGGGGAATATTGACGCAGCGCAGGAGCTGTGTACGGAGGCCCTGAGGCACTATGAGGATTTCCCCAAGCTTTGGATGATGAGAGGACAGATCGAGGAGCAGTCGGAGAACATCGACAAAGCACGGGAGGCCTACAACCAGGGA CTGAAGAAGTGCCCTCATTCCATGTCGCTATGGCTGCTTCTGTCTCGGCTGGAAGAGAGAGTCGGGCAGCTCACGCGCGCTCGGGCCATCTTGGAGAAAGCTCGCCTCAAGAATCCACAAACTCCTGAGCTTTG GCTGGAGTCTGTTCGACTTGAATACAGAGCGGGGTTGAAAAACATCTCCAACACGCTCATGGCCAAAGCCCTTCAGGAGTGCCCCAACTCTG GCATCCTGTGGGCTGAAGCCGTGTTCCTGGAGGCCAGGCCTCAGCGCAAGACCAAGAGTGTAGACGCTCTGAAGAAGTGCGAACATGATCCCCATGTGCTTCTGGCAGTTGCCAA ATTGTTTTGGAGCGAGAGGAAGATAACCAAGGCACGGGAGTGGTTTCTGCGCACAGTAAAGATTGAACCAGACTTGGGAGATGCCTGGGCCTTCTTCTACAAGTTTGAGCTTCAACACGGCACAGAA gagcagcagcaggaggTGAAGAAGCGCTGTGAGAACGCGGAGCCGCGGCACGGCGAGCTGTGGTGCGCCGAATCCAAACACGTTCTCTACTGGCAGAAGAACATCGGAGACATCCTGGTGCTCGTCGCTTCAAAGATCAAAAACACCTTCTGA